One genomic window of Arachis hypogaea cultivar Tifrunner chromosome 8, arahy.Tifrunner.gnm2.J5K5, whole genome shotgun sequence includes the following:
- the LOC112706339 gene encoding uncharacterized protein: protein MSLRTAEDDSSPSEIHLPAEIDWHMLDKSKFFFLGAALFSGVSAALYPMVVLKTRQQVSSAKYSCLNMSCAIMRYEGFRGFYKGFGTSLMGTIPARALYMAALEVTKSNVGTGLIELGFSDTTAAAMSNAAAGVTSAMAAQLVWTPIDVVSQRLMVQGCSSNGGSNNSMLRNLNSENYRNGIDAFRKILCADGARGFYRGFGISILTYAPSNAVWWTSYSMVHRVIWSAFGCYMCDNSSNNFRPDSRAMLGVQGLSAVVASGVSAIVTMPLDTIKTRLQVLDADDNGRRRPLTFGQTIRNLVKEGGLLACYRGLAPRWASMSMSATTMITTYEFLKRLSTKSQEKFT, encoded by the coding sequence ATGAGTTTGAGAACCGCAGAGGACGATTCTTCGCCGTCGGAGATTCATCTTCCGGCAGAGATAGACTGGCACATGCTCGACAAGTCCAAGTTCTTCTTCCTCGGCGCCGCCTTATTCTCCGGCGTGTCCGCCGCACTTTACCCCATGGTTGTCCTGAAAACTCGGCAGCAAGTTTCTTCTGCAAAATACTCGTGCCTGAACATGTCCTGCGCCATTATGCGCTACGAAGGTTTCAGAGGCTTCTACAAAGGTTTCGGAACTTCTCTGATGGGAACTATCCCAGCTCGCGCACTCTACATGGCGGCACTCGAAGTCACAAAGAGCAATGTCGGAACCGGCCTCATCGAATTGGGTTTCTCCGACACCACAGCCGCCGCCATGTCTAACGCCGCCGCAGGTGTTACCTCTGCAATGGCGGCGCAACTCGTGTGGACCCCAATCGATGTTGTGAGCCAGAGACTGATGGTTCAAGGATGCAGCAGCAATGGCGGTAGCAACAACAGCATGCTGAGAAACCTCAACTCAGAGAATTACAGGAACGGCATTGATGCTTTCAGGAAGATTCTGTGTGCCGATGGAGCCAGAGGGTTCTACAGAGGATTCGGTATTTCGATATTAACATACGCGCCTTCGAATGCAGTTTGGTGGACTTCATATTCAATGGTGCATAGAGTTATATGGAGTGCATTTGGTTGTTACATGTGTGACAATAGCAGCAATAATTTTAGGCCTGATTCAAGGGCCATGCTTGGAGTGCAAGGTTTGAGTGCGGTTGTCGCAAGTGGGGTGTCGGCGATTGTCACAATGCCGCTTGACACCATCAAGACCAGGTTGCAGGTTTTGGATGCGGACGACAATGGAAGAAGGAGGCCGTTGACTTTTGGTCAAACCATAAGGAACTTGGTTAAGGAAGGTGGTCTTTTAGCTTGTTACAGAGGCTTGGCTCCAAGGTGGGCTTCAATGTCCATGTCTGCTACAACCATGATCACTACCTACGAGTTCTTGAAACGCTTGTCTACTAAGTCTCAAGAAAAATTTACTTGA
- the LOC112706340 gene encoding 17.7 kDa class II heat shock protein yields MDLRKMSWDTPIFSILEDMLDFAEEQPERERGGNKNNNPSRAYVRDAKAMAATPADVVEYPNRYVFVVDMPGIKASEIKVQVENENVLVVSGERKKREQQDEGVKYLSMERRVGKFLRKFSIPDNANKDTISALCTDGVLTVTVEKLPPPEPKKAKTIEVKSV; encoded by the coding sequence ATGGACTTGAGGAAGATGAGTTGGGACACCCCAATATTCTCAATCTTGGAAGACATGCTCGACTTTGCGGAAGAACAACCCGAAAGAGAGAGAGGCGGCAACAAGAACAACAACCCTTCGAGGGCATACGTGAGAGACGCGAAGGCCATGGCGGCGACGCCGGCGGACGTGGTGGAGTACCCGAACAGGTACGTGTTCGTGGTGGACATGCCGGGGATCAAGGCGTCCGAGATAAAGGTGCAGGTTGAGAACGAAAACGTTTTGGTGGTGAGCGGTGAGAGGAAGAAGCGGGAGCAACAAGATGAAGGGGTGAAGTACTTGAGCATGGAGAGAAGGGTTGGCAAGTTCTTGAGGAAATTCTCTATCCCTGACAACGCTAACAAGGATACCATTTCTGCTCTTTGTACTGACGGCGTGCTCACCGTAACCGTCGAGAAGCTTCCGCCGCCGGAACCCAAGAAGGCCAAGACCATTGAGGTCAAGTCTGTTTAA